ACTCCCCCGCCTTGGGCATAAGAGTGCTGATGAATGGATGCTATGGCTTTGCTGGCTCCAATGATCTCAGTGATGCTTCGATTGATCGCCTGATCACCCGCGCCAAAGGTAACGCTGTTCAAGGCGCAAAGTTCCAGAAAGAGAAAGTGTCCTTCCCCGCTTTGAAACCAAGCGTTGCCGAATATTTCCATCATCCGGAGATCAATCCCTTTGAGATGCCGAAGGAAGAAAAGCTGGAATACCTGCAGAACCTGGCTCTGGCCATCAAACCACAAGCCAAGATAGTGCATTCCAACGTAATGGCAGAATTCGAACATCAGGAGAAGTATTATGCAAATACTGAAGGCAGCTATAGCCATACATCAGTGTACAATACACTACCCACGATGAGCGTAATAGCCGCCGATGCCGGGCAGATGCAATCCCGTACTTGGCCGGGACACATGAGCGCCGGCAGAGCAGGATTTGAGCTCTTCCACAAGCAGAAATTCGAGGAAAACACCGAACGCATCATGAAGGAAGCCCAAGACCTGCTTACTGCTCCTGTGATCACGGAAGAAAGAGCTGATATTGTTATCGGAGGTGGTCACCTGGCATTACAATTACACGAATCCGTAGGGCATGCCACCGAAGCTGATCGCATCTTTGGTCAGGAGATATCGTATGCCGGGAAAACCTTTGTGAAACCCAATATGCTGGGTATTTTCAAGTATGGCTCGGATATCTTGAATATCTACAGCGACAGTACCGATCCTCGCGGTCTGGGTTACCATCCCATCGATGATGAGGGTGTCCCCGGCAGAAGAGTGGACATCATCAAAAAAGGTATCCTGCTTGATCAGCAAACCTCACGCCATATAGCCTACAAGCTGGGTTTGGAACCATCCTCAAATATGAAGGCCGCTTTTGCAGACGATTTTCCGCTGGTGCGCATGACAAACTTCTGCATTGTTCCCGGGAAAGGCAGTTTGGCAGATCTGATCAAAAGCACAGAACATGGATATTATCTGGATTTCACCAAAACCTGGAGCATAGACGACAATCGCAACAACTTCCAATTTACCACCGAAATCGGTTACAAGATACAGGATGGCGAGATCAAAGGAATAGTGAAAGAACCTACTTATTTCGGCATTACTCCCCAGTTTTGGAACGCCTGTGATGCCATCTGCGGTGAAGAAGAATGGGCATACCACTCCACTTTCCATTGTGGGAAAGGAGAGCCTGGACAGATTATGCGCTTGTCCCACGGAGTAGCTCCGGCTAGGTTCAAGAATATAAATGTAAGTGTAAAAATGTAGATTACCCATAGTCACTATTCTACTTAAACCTACATAAACAATATACTTGGGCAGCGCTTGGCAGATTCCTGGCGTTGCCTTTGTCTATTTTTGGAAACAACTAATGCGATCGCTGAA
This sequence is a window from Candidatus Cloacimonadota bacterium. Protein-coding genes within it:
- a CDS encoding TldD/PmbA family protein, with product MENKIKSIVAKLQSSDVAFADVRITFTDFESIAFANGNLRNYNISKDSPALGIRVLMNGCYGFAGSNDLSDASIDRLITRAKGNAVQGAKFQKEKVSFPALKPSVAEYFHHPEINPFEMPKEEKLEYLQNLALAIKPQAKIVHSNVMAEFEHQEKYYANTEGSYSHTSVYNTLPTMSVIAADAGQMQSRTWPGHMSAGRAGFELFHKQKFEENTERIMKEAQDLLTAPVITEERADIVIGGGHLALQLHESVGHATEADRIFGQEISYAGKTFVKPNMLGIFKYGSDILNIYSDSTDPRGLGYHPIDDEGVPGRRVDIIKKGILLDQQTSRHIAYKLGLEPSSNMKAAFADDFPLVRMTNFCIVPGKGSLADLIKSTEHGYYLDFTKTWSIDDNRNNFQFTTEIGYKIQDGEIKGIVKEPTYFGITPQFWNACDAICGEEEWAYHSTFHCGKGEPGQIMRLSHGVAPARFKNINVSVKM